One Catharus ustulatus isolate bCatUst1 chromosome 20, bCatUst1.pri.v2, whole genome shotgun sequence DNA window includes the following coding sequences:
- the DUS1L gene encoding tRNA-dihydrouridine(16/17) synthase [NAD(P)(+)]-like isoform X2: protein MPKLRGEAFWRETLRSAHYVVAPMVDQSELAWRLLSRRHGAQLCYTPMLHAQVFLRDANYRRENLYGEACPEDRPLIVQFCANDPEVFVQAALLAQDYCDAIDLNLGCPQMIAKRGHYGAFLQEEWDLLQRMILLANEKLSVPITCKIRVFPDIDKTVKYAQMLEKAGCQLLTVHGRTKEQKGPLAGVASWEHIQAVRKAVNIPVFANGNIQCLSDVEECIRKTGVHGVMSAEGNLHNPALFEGRNPLVWEMAEEYLEIVRKYPCPLSYVRAHLFKLWHHTLQVYQQLREELAKVKTLEGIIDVNRELKLRCQEEIANQKEGEKPKEGLPFFHWICQPYIRPGPKERCRENGESGTEKGVRGKRALEEEEDGNSELLSKNKQKKKLRNPNKSFDPSLKPKYAKCDQCGNPKGNKCVFNMCRGCCKKRAFKEVADCPGHGLLFKTKYEKSLSWQHSQRGIQTPEISQRGDAEVGERAVLKEAGDSTG, encoded by the exons ATGCCGAAGCTGCGCGGGGAAGCCTTCTGGAGGGAGACGCTGCGGAGCGCCCACTACGTGGTGGCGCCCATGGTGGACCAGAGCGAGCTGGCCTGGAGGCTGCTGAGCCGCCGCCACGGTGCCCAGCTCTGCTACACACCGATGCTCCACGCACAGGTCTTCCTCAGGGATGCCAACTACCGCCGCGAGAACCTCTACGGCGAGGCCTGTCCCGAGGACCGCCCGCTCATCGTGCAG TTCTGTGCCAATGATCCTGAAGTGTTTGTCCAAGCAGCACTGTTGGCTCAGGATTACTGTGATGCCATAGACCTAAATTTGGGTTGCCCCCAAATGATTGCAAAGAGAG GTCACTATGGAGCATTTCTGCAAGAGGAGTGGGATCTTCTTCAGAGAATGA TTTTACTGGCTAACGAGAAGCTCTCTGTTCCCATCACATGCAAAATCCGCGTTTTCCCAGACATTGACAAGACAGTGAAGTATGCACAGATGCTGGAGAAAGCTGGCTGCCAG CTGCTGACTGTGCATGGCCGTACTAAAGAACAGAAAGGACCACTTGCTGGCGTGGCATCTTGGGAGCACATTCAAGCTGTAAG AAAAGCTGTAAACATTCCTGTATTTGCAAATGGAAACATCCAGTGTCTCAGTGATGTGGAAGAATGCATTCGTAAGACAGGAGTACATGGCGTCATGAGTGCAG AAGGTAATCTTCATAACCCAGCTTTGTTTGAGGGCCGGAACCCATTGGTGTGGGAGATGGCTGAGGAGTATCTGGAGATAGTGCGGAAGTACCCTTGTCCATTGTCATACGTTAGGGCTCATCTCTTCAAGCTCTGGCATCACAC GCTTCAAGTTTACCAGCAGCTGCGTGAAGAATTGGCAAAAGTGAAGACTCTAGAGGGCATCATAGATGTCAACAGGGAGCTGAAACTGCGATGCCAG GAAGAAATAGCTAAtcagaaagaaggagaaaagccAAAAGAAGGGTTgccttttttccactggatctGTCAACCATACATCAGGCCAGG GCCAAAGGAGAGATGCAGGGAGAATGGAGAGAGTGGAACTGAAAAAGGTGTGCGAGGGAAACGTGCTctggaagaagaggaagatggAAATTCTGAGCTTCTGtcaaagaataaacaaaaaaagaagttaagaAATCCAAATAAAAGCTTTGATCCATCTTTAAAAC cCAAATATGCAAAATGTGATCAATGTGGAAACCCTAAG GGCAATAAATGTGTGTTTAATATGTGCCGAGGATGCTGTAAGAAAAGAGCATTCAAGGAGGTAGCAGATTGTCCAG gTCATGGATTACTTTTTAAGACCAAGTATGAAAAGTCCCTTTCATGGCAGCACAGTCAAAGAGGAATTCAAACCCCAGAGATCAGTCAGAGAGGAGATGCAGAGGTGGGGGAGAGGGCAGTGCTGAAGGAGGCTGGTGACAGTACAGGGTGA
- the DUS1L gene encoding tRNA-dihydrouridine(16/17) synthase [NAD(P)(+)]-like isoform X1 codes for MPKLRGEAFWRETLRSAHYVVAPMVDQSELAWRLLSRRHGAQLCYTPMLHAQVFLRDANYRRENLYGEACPEDRPLIVQFCANDPEVFVQAALLAQDYCDAIDLNLGCPQMIAKRGHYGAFLQEEWDLLQRMILLANEKLSVPITCKIRVFPDIDKTVKYAQMLEKAGCQLLTVHGRTKEQKGPLAGVASWEHIQAVRKAVNIPVFANGNIQCLSDVEECIRKTGVHGVMSAEGNLHNPALFEGRNPLVWEMAEEYLEIVRKYPCPLSYVRAHLFKLWHHTLQVYQQLREELAKVKTLEGIIDVNRELKLRCQEEIANQKEGEKPKEGLPFFHWICQPYIRPGPKERCRENGESGTEKGVRGKRALEEEEDGNSELLSKNKQKKKLRNPNKSFDPSLKPKYAKCDQCGNPKGNKCVFNMCRGCCKKRAFKEVADCPGKWTVWPYLANISSISHFIYSIFIALILGLWGSGWVLKSTYYLKSYMLSKSL; via the exons ATGCCGAAGCTGCGCGGGGAAGCCTTCTGGAGGGAGACGCTGCGGAGCGCCCACTACGTGGTGGCGCCCATGGTGGACCAGAGCGAGCTGGCCTGGAGGCTGCTGAGCCGCCGCCACGGTGCCCAGCTCTGCTACACACCGATGCTCCACGCACAGGTCTTCCTCAGGGATGCCAACTACCGCCGCGAGAACCTCTACGGCGAGGCCTGTCCCGAGGACCGCCCGCTCATCGTGCAG TTCTGTGCCAATGATCCTGAAGTGTTTGTCCAAGCAGCACTGTTGGCTCAGGATTACTGTGATGCCATAGACCTAAATTTGGGTTGCCCCCAAATGATTGCAAAGAGAG GTCACTATGGAGCATTTCTGCAAGAGGAGTGGGATCTTCTTCAGAGAATGA TTTTACTGGCTAACGAGAAGCTCTCTGTTCCCATCACATGCAAAATCCGCGTTTTCCCAGACATTGACAAGACAGTGAAGTATGCACAGATGCTGGAGAAAGCTGGCTGCCAG CTGCTGACTGTGCATGGCCGTACTAAAGAACAGAAAGGACCACTTGCTGGCGTGGCATCTTGGGAGCACATTCAAGCTGTAAG AAAAGCTGTAAACATTCCTGTATTTGCAAATGGAAACATCCAGTGTCTCAGTGATGTGGAAGAATGCATTCGTAAGACAGGAGTACATGGCGTCATGAGTGCAG AAGGTAATCTTCATAACCCAGCTTTGTTTGAGGGCCGGAACCCATTGGTGTGGGAGATGGCTGAGGAGTATCTGGAGATAGTGCGGAAGTACCCTTGTCCATTGTCATACGTTAGGGCTCATCTCTTCAAGCTCTGGCATCACAC GCTTCAAGTTTACCAGCAGCTGCGTGAAGAATTGGCAAAAGTGAAGACTCTAGAGGGCATCATAGATGTCAACAGGGAGCTGAAACTGCGATGCCAG GAAGAAATAGCTAAtcagaaagaaggagaaaagccAAAAGAAGGGTTgccttttttccactggatctGTCAACCATACATCAGGCCAGG GCCAAAGGAGAGATGCAGGGAGAATGGAGAGAGTGGAACTGAAAAAGGTGTGCGAGGGAAACGTGCTctggaagaagaggaagatggAAATTCTGAGCTTCTGtcaaagaataaacaaaaaaagaagttaagaAATCCAAATAAAAGCTTTGATCCATCTTTAAAAC cCAAATATGCAAAATGTGATCAATGTGGAAACCCTAAG GGCAATAAATGTGTGTTTAATATGTGCCGAGGATGCTGTAAGAAAAGAGCATTCAAGGAGGTAGCAGATTGTCCAGGTAAGTGGACAGTCTGGCCTTACCTAGCAAACATCTCATCCATCTCCCATTTTATATACAGTATATTCATTGCTTTAATCTTGGGGTTATGGGGGAGTGGGTGGGTGTTAAAATCAACATACTACCTAAAATCCTACATGCTATCTAAAAGTTTATAG
- the DUS1L gene encoding tRNA-dihydrouridine(16/17) synthase [NAD(P)(+)]-like isoform X3 — protein sequence MPKLRGEAFWRETLRSAHYVVAPMVDQSELAWRLLSRRHGAQLCYTPMLHAQVFLRDANYRRENLYGEACPEDRPLIVQFCANDPEVFVQAALLAQDYCDAIDLNLGCPQMIAKRGHYGAFLQEEWDLLQRMNIDKTVKYAQMLEKAGCQLLTVHGRTKEQKGPLAGVASWEHIQAVRKAVNIPVFANGNIQCLSDVEECIRKTGVHGVMSAEGNLHNPALFEGRNPLVWEMAEEYLEIVRKYPCPLSYVRAHLFKLWHHTLQVYQQLREELAKVKTLEGIIDVNRELKLRCQEEIANQKEGEKPKEGLPFFHWICQPYIRPGPKERCRENGESGTEKGVRGKRALEEEEDGNSELLSKNKQKKKLRNPNKSFDPSLKPKYAKCDQCGNPKGNKCVFNMCRGCCKKRAFKEVADCPGKWTVWPYLANISSISHFIYSIFIALILGLWGSGWVLKSTYYLKSYMLSKSL from the exons ATGCCGAAGCTGCGCGGGGAAGCCTTCTGGAGGGAGACGCTGCGGAGCGCCCACTACGTGGTGGCGCCCATGGTGGACCAGAGCGAGCTGGCCTGGAGGCTGCTGAGCCGCCGCCACGGTGCCCAGCTCTGCTACACACCGATGCTCCACGCACAGGTCTTCCTCAGGGATGCCAACTACCGCCGCGAGAACCTCTACGGCGAGGCCTGTCCCGAGGACCGCCCGCTCATCGTGCAG TTCTGTGCCAATGATCCTGAAGTGTTTGTCCAAGCAGCACTGTTGGCTCAGGATTACTGTGATGCCATAGACCTAAATTTGGGTTGCCCCCAAATGATTGCAAAGAGAG GTCACTATGGAGCATTTCTGCAAGAGGAGTGGGATCTTCTTCAGAGAATGA ACATTGACAAGACAGTGAAGTATGCACAGATGCTGGAGAAAGCTGGCTGCCAG CTGCTGACTGTGCATGGCCGTACTAAAGAACAGAAAGGACCACTTGCTGGCGTGGCATCTTGGGAGCACATTCAAGCTGTAAG AAAAGCTGTAAACATTCCTGTATTTGCAAATGGAAACATCCAGTGTCTCAGTGATGTGGAAGAATGCATTCGTAAGACAGGAGTACATGGCGTCATGAGTGCAG AAGGTAATCTTCATAACCCAGCTTTGTTTGAGGGCCGGAACCCATTGGTGTGGGAGATGGCTGAGGAGTATCTGGAGATAGTGCGGAAGTACCCTTGTCCATTGTCATACGTTAGGGCTCATCTCTTCAAGCTCTGGCATCACAC GCTTCAAGTTTACCAGCAGCTGCGTGAAGAATTGGCAAAAGTGAAGACTCTAGAGGGCATCATAGATGTCAACAGGGAGCTGAAACTGCGATGCCAG GAAGAAATAGCTAAtcagaaagaaggagaaaagccAAAAGAAGGGTTgccttttttccactggatctGTCAACCATACATCAGGCCAGG GCCAAAGGAGAGATGCAGGGAGAATGGAGAGAGTGGAACTGAAAAAGGTGTGCGAGGGAAACGTGCTctggaagaagaggaagatggAAATTCTGAGCTTCTGtcaaagaataaacaaaaaaagaagttaagaAATCCAAATAAAAGCTTTGATCCATCTTTAAAAC cCAAATATGCAAAATGTGATCAATGTGGAAACCCTAAG GGCAATAAATGTGTGTTTAATATGTGCCGAGGATGCTGTAAGAAAAGAGCATTCAAGGAGGTAGCAGATTGTCCAGGTAAGTGGACAGTCTGGCCTTACCTAGCAAACATCTCATCCATCTCCCATTTTATATACAGTATATTCATTGCTTTAATCTTGGGGTTATGGGGGAGTGGGTGGGTGTTAAAATCAACATACTACCTAAAATCCTACATGCTATCTAAAAGTTTATAG